The Tenacibaculum sp. MAR_2010_89 genome has a window encoding:
- a CDS encoding glycosyltransferase family 4 protein: MKSHFEVIGVSSEGKILKEVEKSEGIRVIPVNMTRTITPIKDFTALVQLYFVFKKEKPFIVHSHTPKAGTLAMIASKFANVPHRFHTIAGMPLLVAKGNKRKLLDFVEKITYKCATKIYPNSNGLKDIVIKNKYAPESKVKVIGNGSSNGIDTSYFNPSLYSNEDNEKLRKELNIRTDDFVFTFVGRLVGDKGVNEIVNAFYNLNKDKAKLLLLGYMEEELDPLNQDVLDQIKQHPNIMAVGFKNDVRPYYAISDALTFPSYREGFPNVVMQACSMNLNCIVSDINGCNEIIENGVNGWIVPVKNTEKLKEKMIWCLDNIQFSKTMGEKSRKKIIESYERKFVWNEILNEYKKI, encoded by the coding sequence ATGAAAAGTCACTTCGAAGTTATAGGAGTTTCTTCCGAAGGTAAAATATTAAAAGAAGTAGAGAAGAGTGAAGGTATTAGAGTAATACCTGTTAATATGACGAGAACAATTACACCTATAAAGGATTTTACAGCTCTGGTACAACTTTATTTCGTTTTTAAAAAAGAAAAACCTTTTATAGTACATTCTCATACTCCTAAGGCGGGAACTTTGGCAATGATTGCATCGAAATTTGCTAATGTACCTCATAGATTTCATACTATAGCAGGTATGCCTTTATTGGTAGCTAAGGGGAATAAAAGAAAACTTCTTGACTTTGTTGAAAAGATAACTTATAAATGTGCTACAAAAATATATCCTAATTCAAATGGTCTGAAAGATATAGTAATTAAGAATAAGTATGCTCCAGAGTCAAAAGTTAAAGTAATAGGTAATGGAAGTAGTAACGGAATTGATACGTCATATTTCAATCCATCACTTTATAGTAATGAAGATAATGAAAAGTTACGTAAAGAGTTGAATATAAGGACGGATGATTTTGTATTTACTTTTGTAGGTAGACTAGTAGGAGATAAAGGTGTAAATGAAATAGTAAATGCTTTCTATAATTTAAATAAAGATAAAGCAAAATTATTATTATTAGGTTATATGGAAGAAGAGTTAGATCCATTAAATCAAGATGTTTTAGATCAAATAAAACAACATCCTAACATTATGGCGGTTGGATTTAAAAATGATGTAAGACCTTATTATGCTATTTCTGATGCGTTAACTTTTCCAAGTTATAGAGAAGGTTTTCCAAACGTAGTTATGCAAGCTTGTTCAATGAATCTAAACTGTATTGTTTCTGATATAAATGGATGTAATGAGATTATAGAGAACGGTGTTAATGGATGGATAGTACCTGTTAAAAACACAGAAAAGTTAAAGGAAAAGATGATATGGTGTTTGGATAATATCCAATTTTCTAAAACTATGGGGGAAAAAAGTAGAAAAAAAATCATCGAATCATATGAACGCAAGTTTGTTTGGAATGAGATATTAAATGAATATAAAAAAATATAA
- a CDS encoding glycosyltransferase, protein MSKKGTVIYIGGFEMPDKNAAAQRVVSNGKAIKSLGHEVVFIGLSKSIKKDSTKEKYFNSDVYSKKYPINSLEWFKHFISFKYYIDIIKSYDNVKAFVCYNLSSISLLRLKRWAKKRDILIIADCTEWYEVAKGESFIKSVIKSFDIFMRMKIIQPKLDSVIAISKYLEEFYIEKGVKTIKIPPLIDSNDEKWKHKLNKSKDNIIQVVYAGSPFSLETKGQKDRLDQIVKLFIEFSKEISIKLNIIGVDKKTFIDFYKNFNGELKDDSIVFYGRVSHEEAIEKLKNSDFSIFLRENTLTNKAGFPTKFVEAITSGVPVLTNRSSNLSDFLIEGENGFWLDNTSIITLEDSLRKTLFKDKYEFLQMREKKMNKKLFDFRNYISEFESILN, encoded by the coding sequence ATGAGTAAAAAAGGAACGGTTATATACATTGGAGGGTTTGAAATGCCTGATAAAAATGCAGCAGCTCAAAGAGTTGTATCTAATGGGAAGGCAATAAAGAGTTTGGGACATGAAGTTGTTTTTATAGGGTTGTCAAAATCAATAAAAAAAGATAGTACTAAAGAAAAATATTTCAATTCAGATGTTTATTCTAAAAAATATCCAATTAATTCTTTAGAGTGGTTTAAACATTTTATTTCTTTTAAATATTATATAGACATAATTAAATCTTATGATAATGTAAAAGCTTTTGTTTGTTATAATCTATCTTCAATATCACTTCTTAGGTTAAAAAGATGGGCCAAAAAGAGGGATATACTAATAATTGCTGATTGTACAGAGTGGTATGAAGTAGCTAAAGGAGAATCTTTTATTAAAAGCGTGATTAAGTCATTTGATATTTTCATGAGAATGAAAATAATTCAACCAAAGTTAGATTCTGTTATAGCAATAAGTAAGTATTTAGAAGAGTTTTATATAGAAAAAGGTGTAAAAACAATAAAAATACCTCCTTTAATAGATTCTAATGATGAAAAATGGAAACATAAACTTAATAAAAGTAAAGATAATATAATTCAAGTTGTATATGCAGGCTCTCCTTTTTCATTAGAAACAAAAGGACAAAAAGATAGATTGGATCAAATTGTTAAGTTGTTTATAGAGTTTAGTAAAGAAATAAGTATAAAATTAAATATAATTGGAGTTGATAAAAAAACGTTTATTGATTTTTATAAAAATTTTAATGGAGAATTAAAAGATGATTCAATTGTTTTTTATGGAAGAGTGTCTCATGAAGAAGCTATAGAAAAATTGAAGAACAGTGATTTTTCAATTTTTCTTAGAGAAAATACATTAACTAATAAGGCTGGATTCCCTACAAAATTTGTTGAAGCTATAACATCTGGAGTACCAGTTTTAACTAATAGGAGTAGTAACTTATCAGATTTTTTAATAGAAGGAGAAAATGGATTTTGGTTAGATAATACAAGCATTATTACTTTAGAAGATAGTTTGCGTAAAACTTTATTTAAAGACAAGTATGAGTTTCTTCAAATGAGAGAAAAAAAAATGAATAAAAAACTTTTTGATTTTCGAAATTATATATCGGAATTTGAATCAATACTAAATTAA
- the wecB gene encoding non-hydrolyzing UDP-N-acetylglucosamine 2-epimerase, protein MKKLKVITVVGTRPEIIRLSCTLIALDRNEAIEHVLVHTGQNYDYELNEIFFDDLGLRKPDYFLMAAGKNASETVGNILIKIDPILEKEDPDAFLVLGDTNSCLCAIPAKKRKIPVFHMEAGNRCFDQRVPEETNRKIVDHVSDINLTYSSIAREYLLREGLPPDRVIKTGSPMFEVLHKFLPNIQASDVLKKLNIERHKFFVVSSHREENISNPKNFNGLIESLNLIAEKYNYPVIVSTHPRTRNMLKAEAIRTHKNIQFLKPLGFYDYNALQKDSFAVLSDSGTISEESSILNFHALNIREAHERPEAMEETSVMMVGLRPERIMQGLAALEVQERESNRNFRPVYDYSMPNVSEKMVRIIISYTDYINRVVWSKD, encoded by the coding sequence ATGAAAAAACTTAAAGTAATAACAGTTGTAGGAACACGACCAGAAATTATTAGATTGTCTTGCACGTTAATTGCATTAGATAGGAATGAGGCTATAGAACATGTTTTAGTTCATACTGGACAAAATTATGATTATGAATTAAACGAAATATTTTTTGATGATTTAGGTTTACGAAAACCTGATTATTTTTTAATGGCAGCAGGTAAAAATGCAAGTGAAACTGTTGGGAATATCTTAATAAAAATTGATCCGATTTTAGAAAAAGAAGACCCTGATGCATTTTTAGTATTAGGTGATACAAATTCTTGTTTATGTGCGATCCCTGCAAAAAAACGTAAGATTCCTGTATTTCATATGGAAGCAGGAAATCGTTGTTTTGATCAGCGTGTACCTGAAGAAACAAATAGAAAAATTGTTGATCATGTTTCAGATATAAATTTGACTTATAGCTCAATTGCTAGGGAATATCTATTACGTGAAGGATTACCTCCGGATAGAGTTATAAAAACGGGAAGTCCTATGTTTGAAGTGCTACATAAGTTTTTACCAAATATCCAAGCTTCAGATGTATTAAAAAAACTAAATATAGAGAGACATAAGTTTTTCGTCGTTTCTTCACACCGAGAAGAAAATATTAGTAATCCAAAAAATTTTAATGGTTTAATAGAATCATTGAATTTAATAGCAGAAAAATATAATTACCCTGTAATTGTATCAACACATCCGCGTACAAGAAATATGTTAAAGGCTGAAGCTATTAGAACACATAAAAATATTCAGTTTTTAAAACCATTAGGATTTTACGATTATAATGCTTTACAAAAAGATTCGTTTGCTGTATTATCAGATTCAGGAACAATTTCAGAAGAATCATCAATATTAAATTTTCATGCATTAAATATTCGTGAAGCACATGAAAGACCAGAAGCAATGGAAGAAACATCCGTAATGATGGTTGGTTTAAGGCCTGAACGCATAATGCAAGGTTTAGCTGCATTAGAAGTTCAAGAAAGAGAGTCAAATAGAAATTTTAGACCTGTGTATGATTATTCAATGCCAAATGTTAGTGAAAAAATGGTAAGAATTATTATTTCTTATACAGATTATATTAACAGAGTAGTATGGAGTAAAGATTAA
- a CDS encoding NAD-dependent epimerase/dehydratase family protein, whose translation MGQKLTVGITGQGGFMGSHVYNFLGTKTEDIELVNFERNYFENEVDLQKFVKSCDVIVHTAAMNRHEDQQVIYDTNVGLVQKLVNACTVTNSKPKIIFSSSTQEEKDNLYGKSKRDGRQYLENWAIKSDASVASLIIPNVFGPFGKPFYNSFIATFSYQIVQGEEPTVINDSKVNLIYINELSQAFYNEIVKRGAENIQSYVVPHTSSRKVSEILALLKDFKIQYVDNGQVPKVDLNSFELDLFNTFTSFIPKEYFPRKYIKHTDNRGAFVEIMRADSAGQSSYSTTVPGITRGNHYHTRKVERFAVISGRASIKLRKIDSDEVFEYILEGAEPAYVDMPIWYTHNIKNIGDTELITLFWINEPYNSDDADTYFAKV comes from the coding sequence ATGGGACAAAAACTAACAGTAGGAATCACAGGGCAAGGTGGTTTTATGGGAAGTCATGTATATAATTTTTTAGGTACAAAAACAGAAGATATTGAACTTGTTAATTTTGAAAGAAACTACTTTGAAAATGAAGTGGATCTTCAAAAATTTGTAAAATCATGTGATGTTATTGTACATACTGCTGCAATGAATCGTCACGAAGATCAACAAGTAATTTATGATACGAATGTTGGTTTAGTTCAAAAATTAGTGAATGCCTGTACAGTAACGAATTCTAAACCAAAAATCATTTTTTCTTCTTCTACTCAGGAAGAAAAAGATAATTTATACGGAAAATCAAAACGTGACGGAAGACAATACCTAGAAAATTGGGCAATTAAAAGTGATGCAAGTGTAGCTTCTCTTATAATTCCAAATGTATTTGGACCTTTTGGAAAACCATTCTACAATTCATTCATAGCAACGTTTTCCTATCAAATTGTACAAGGTGAAGAACCAACAGTAATCAATGATAGTAAAGTAAATTTAATATATATTAACGAGCTATCCCAAGCTTTCTATAATGAAATTGTGAAGCGAGGTGCTGAAAATATTCAATCATATGTAGTTCCACATACATCATCACGTAAAGTATCAGAAATCTTAGCATTATTAAAAGATTTCAAAATACAATATGTAGACAATGGACAAGTGCCAAAAGTAGATTTAAATTCATTTGAACTAGATTTATTTAATACGTTTACGAGTTTTATCCCGAAAGAGTATTTCCCAAGAAAATATATAAAGCATACAGATAACAGGGGGGCTTTTGTGGAAATTATGCGTGCAGATTCAGCAGGACAATCGTCGTATTCAACAACAGTTCCAGGAATAACAAGAGGAAATCACTACCATACTCGAAAAGTAGAGCGTTTTGCAGTTATTAGTGGAAGGGCATCTATTAAACTTCGAAAAATTGATTCTGACGAAGTTTTTGAATACATTTTAGAGGGAGCAGAGCCAGCTTATGTTGATATGCCAATTTGGTATACACACAACATTAAAAATATTGGAGACACAGAATTAATAACTTTATTTTGGATCAATGAACCATACAATTCAGATGATGCAGATACATATTTTGCAAAAGTATAA
- a CDS encoding dTDP-4-dehydrorhamnose 3,5-epimerase family protein: MSKLVPKIISGGNYTDKRGQLEFYNEFNMSPIKRVYFTTHFDTNVTRAWQGHSIESRWFNCVKGSFIVKLVEIDDWENPSDNLKVYEYELSANKQEILYIPNGFANGFKALENNAKLMIMSNYGFNEIENDQIRFDQNNWAKWDKN; encoded by the coding sequence ATGAGTAAACTAGTACCAAAAATCATTTCTGGAGGAAATTACACAGACAAACGTGGACAACTCGAATTCTACAACGAATTTAATATGTCACCAATAAAACGTGTATACTTTACAACACATTTTGATACAAATGTTACCAGAGCTTGGCAAGGACATAGCATTGAAAGTCGTTGGTTTAACTGTGTCAAAGGAAGTTTTATTGTGAAATTGGTAGAAATCGATGATTGGGAAAACCCTTCAGATAATTTAAAAGTTTACGAATACGAATTATCTGCGAATAAGCAAGAAATATTATACATTCCAAATGGTTTTGCAAATGGTTTCAAAGCATTAGAGAATAATGCAAAACTTATGATTATGTCAAACTACGGATTCAACGAAATAGAAAACGATCAAATTCGATTTGATCAAAACAACTGGGCCAAATGGGACAAAAACTAA
- a CDS encoding polysaccharide biosynthesis protein, translated as MLKNKILLITGGTGSFGNAVLNRFLDTDHFSEIRVFSRDEKKQEDQRRRLSHPKVKFYIGDVRDPQSLETAVRGVDYIFHAAALKQVPSCEFFPVEAVKTNVLGTENVLEAAIRNNVKNVVVLSTDKAVYPINAMGISKAMMEKVLVAKSRNAGSTVISGTRYGNVMASRGSVIPLFVDQIKSEQNLTLTDPSMTRFMMTLEDAVDLVLFAFENANPGDMFVQKAPAATVEVLAKALLDMYKSDSQIKVIGTRHGEKLYESLLTREEKIKAEDMGDYYRIPADNRDLNYANYFSEGEIDMSTIEDYHSHNTERLDVEGMKKLLLKLDFIRKDVK; from the coding sequence ATGCTAAAAAATAAAATATTATTAATAACAGGTGGTACTGGGTCTTTCGGAAATGCTGTACTTAATAGATTTTTAGATACAGATCATTTTAGTGAGATTCGTGTATTCTCAAGAGATGAGAAAAAACAAGAAGATCAAAGAAGAAGATTATCACATCCAAAAGTAAAGTTTTACATAGGTGATGTAAGAGACCCACAATCTTTAGAGACAGCTGTAAGAGGTGTTGACTACATATTTCATGCTGCAGCATTAAAACAAGTACCATCATGTGAGTTTTTTCCTGTAGAAGCAGTAAAAACAAATGTATTAGGAACTGAAAATGTTTTAGAAGCTGCTATTAGAAATAATGTTAAAAATGTAGTGGTTCTGAGTACTGATAAAGCAGTATATCCAATTAATGCAATGGGGATCTCCAAAGCAATGATGGAAAAAGTATTAGTTGCCAAATCAAGAAATGCAGGAAGTACAGTGATTTCAGGAACACGTTATGGAAATGTAATGGCGTCAAGAGGTTCGGTAATTCCTTTATTTGTTGATCAAATTAAGTCAGAACAAAACTTAACGTTAACTGATCCTAGTATGACACGCTTTATGATGACCTTAGAGGATGCAGTTGACTTGGTGTTATTTGCGTTTGAAAATGCTAATCCTGGCGATATGTTTGTGCAAAAAGCGCCAGCAGCAACTGTTGAAGTATTAGCAAAAGCATTATTAGATATGTACAAAAGTGACAGTCAAATAAAAGTGATTGGAACGCGTCACGGAGAAAAACTATACGAATCTTTGTTAACTCGAGAAGAAAAAATAAAAGCGGAAGATATGGGTGATTATTACCGAATTCCAGCTGATAATAGAGACTTAAACTATGCCAACTACTTCTCAGAAGGAGAGATAGATATGAGTACCATAGAAGATTATCATTCGCACAATACAGAGCGTTTAGATGTTGAAGGGATGAAAAAACTTTTGCTTAAACTAGATTTCATCCGAAAAGACGTAAAGTAA
- a CDS encoding EpsG family protein — MIRLFILIIIIFSTVLFQNKTGNINKRRKSYIIFISIILILQSGLRSWAVGSDTYQYYFRFEYIKSDSWNHLLTSLIDFGIKDPFYSIFQKGFQFFSESYQLYLLFVAFIFMTAFGRFIYKNTLTINHAMVSFIIYMGYFYGFYSITGIRQTLATAFLLWSYEYLKGKRYFMFILFVLIGALFHISAIVFIALLFVLEYKNYRRIFIFALISFPIVFYFKNILAIVLVSSSGLEDRFGTYTEQYKTGGSFILTLFQIILAIWGVIQIKRMSSLDNNVHRKYNVYAIALLLLPLQWVNPSAGRVAQYFSIIMVVWIPFLLDATSMKSVKTQKIIYFFTIISFVSLTLFSMRSIDEYKFFWEDKEQIQYYK, encoded by the coding sequence ATGATTAGACTTTTTATATTAATAATAATAATATTCAGCACTGTTTTATTTCAAAATAAAACAGGAAATATTAATAAAAGAAGAAAAAGTTATATAATATTCATATCTATTATTTTGATATTACAATCAGGTTTAAGAAGTTGGGCTGTAGGTTCAGATACATATCAATATTATTTTAGATTTGAATACATTAAAAGTGATTCTTGGAATCATCTATTAACATCATTAATTGATTTTGGAATTAAAGATCCTTTTTATTCTATTTTTCAAAAAGGATTTCAGTTTTTTTCCGAAAGCTATCAGCTATATTTACTCTTTGTAGCTTTTATATTCATGACTGCTTTTGGTCGATTTATTTATAAAAATACATTAACCATAAATCATGCAATGGTTTCTTTTATTATTTACATGGGGTACTTTTATGGGTTTTATTCTATCACTGGCATTAGACAAACTTTGGCAACTGCTTTTCTATTATGGAGTTATGAATATCTAAAAGGGAAAAGGTATTTTATGTTTATTTTATTTGTATTAATAGGAGCCTTATTTCATATATCGGCAATAGTATTTATTGCATTGTTATTTGTTTTGGAGTATAAGAATTATAGGAGAATTTTTATATTTGCATTAATTAGTTTCCCTATAGTTTTTTATTTTAAGAACATATTAGCCATTGTTTTAGTGTCTTCATCTGGTTTAGAAGATCGATTTGGAACTTATACGGAACAATATAAAACAGGAGGGTCTTTTATTTTAACTTTATTTCAAATAATATTGGCAATTTGGGGTGTAATACAAATTAAAAGAATGAGTAGTTTAGATAATAATGTTCATAGAAAATACAATGTTTATGCGATAGCATTATTATTACTTCCACTTCAATGGGTAAACCCTAGTGCAGGACGAGTTGCCCAATATTTTTCTATAATTATGGTTGTTTGGATTCCTTTTTTATTAGATGCTACTAGTATGAAATCAGTTAAAACACAAAAAATTATATATTTTTTCACTATAATTAGTTTTGTGTCACTGACTCTTTTTTCAATGCGATCAATAGATGAGTATAAATTTTTTTGGGAAGATAAAGAACAAATACAATATTATAAATAA
- a CDS encoding DapH/DapD/GlmU-related protein has product MKIVLKIFRKIYHYCFATINHVGYAKYIGVNMGERVYIYGSPLEMFSTEPWCIKLGNNVHITREVLFVTHDGGTLLFRDKVPDLEITAPIEIGNNVYIGVRSVILPGVTIGNNCIVAAGSVIAKDVPDNSVVGGVPAKFIKSIDDYFEGIKKRSLHLGHLKGKEKDKALKKYFETLNVNSKK; this is encoded by the coding sequence ATGAAAATTGTTTTAAAAATTTTTAGAAAAATTTATCACTATTGTTTTGCTACTATAAACCATGTTGGATATGCCAAATATATTGGAGTAAATATGGGAGAGAGAGTCTATATTTATGGAAGTCCATTAGAAATGTTTAGTACCGAACCTTGGTGTATAAAATTGGGGAATAATGTTCATATAACTAGAGAAGTTTTATTCGTAACTCACGATGGAGGAACTTTATTATTTAGGGATAAAGTCCCTGACTTGGAGATTACTGCCCCTATTGAGATAGGAAATAATGTTTATATTGGAGTAAGGAGTGTAATTCTTCCTGGTGTAACTATAGGAAACAATTGTATAGTAGCAGCTGGTTCTGTAATTGCAAAAGATGTCCCTGATAATTCAGTTGTTGGTGGTGTACCTGCAAAATTTATTAAATCAATCGACGATTATTTTGAGGGAATAAAAAAGAGATCACTTCATTTAGGGCACTTAAAAGGAAAAGAAAAAGATAAAGCTTTAAAAAAGTATTTTGAAACCCTCAATGTGAATTCAAAAAAGTAA
- a CDS encoding nucleotidyltransferase family protein yields the protein MKKQIDLNDSIYIDLDVSVLAALERMDSLKRKLLIILKEGLFYGVLSIGDIQRAILNKIPLESKIESILRKEITICYDTDDFEKVKEKMIRLKAECMPIIDGKNKLVNVIFWEDVFGVGQKRKEVSLNIPVVIMAGGKGTRLKPLTNILPKPLLPINERTIIEDIMNRFVEVGCSDFHLSVNYKAKTIKDYFKNLNNPDYSINYFQEDKPLGTAGSMFLIKDKINSTFFVSNCDILIDQDLEEVYNYHKENGNEITMISAIKRYKIPYGTIETKKDGVLERLDEKPDLIFQINTGVYVLEPSVLKYIPENEFFHITELIEIIKKASGKVGVFPIAENSWQDIGNWSDYDKILEKIK from the coding sequence ATGAAAAAACAAATTGATTTAAATGATTCCATCTATATTGATTTGGATGTTTCGGTACTAGCAGCTCTTGAAAGAATGGATTCTTTGAAACGTAAATTATTAATCATTCTGAAGGAAGGCCTTTTTTATGGTGTTTTAAGTATTGGAGATATTCAAAGAGCAATTCTTAATAAGATTCCTTTAGAAAGTAAAATAGAATCTATTCTGAGAAAAGAGATTACTATATGTTATGATACGGATGATTTTGAAAAAGTAAAAGAAAAAATGATCAGGTTGAAGGCTGAATGTATGCCTATTATTGATGGAAAGAATAAACTGGTTAATGTTATTTTCTGGGAAGATGTATTTGGAGTTGGGCAAAAACGAAAAGAAGTTTCATTAAATATTCCAGTTGTAATAATGGCAGGAGGTAAAGGAACTAGATTAAAACCTCTTACAAATATATTACCGAAACCTTTATTACCCATTAACGAGAGAACGATTATTGAAGATATAATGAATCGTTTTGTTGAGGTTGGATGCAGTGATTTTCATTTATCAGTAAATTATAAAGCAAAAACAATTAAGGACTACTTTAAAAATTTAAATAACCCAGATTATTCAATTAACTATTTCCAAGAAGATAAACCTTTGGGAACAGCAGGGTCTATGTTTCTAATAAAAGATAAAATAAATTCAACTTTTTTTGTTTCTAATTGCGATATTTTGATAGATCAAGATTTAGAAGAAGTTTATAATTATCACAAAGAGAATGGAAATGAAATAACTATGATTTCTGCAATTAAACGATATAAAATTCCATATGGGACGATTGAGACTAAAAAAGATGGAGTTTTAGAAAGGTTAGATGAAAAACCAGATTTAATATTTCAAATTAATACGGGGGTGTACGTTTTAGAACCAAGTGTATTAAAATATATTCCTGAGAATGAGTTTTTTCATATAACTGAATTAATAGAGATTATAAAAAAGGCTTCTGGTAAAGTAGGAGTTTTTCCTATAGCGGAGAATAGCTGGCAAGATATCGGAAACTGGAGTGATTATGACAAAATATTAGAAAAGATAAAATGA
- a CDS encoding glycosyltransferase, translating to MNKSKIVWICSFGNDEIKKIVGGKDNVFVSPWISELIKLFREKEDIELVIISPNYYGNKNESFKLGKIQVKLYKYRSSMLPAKAYNFTFNYRIATNSVLKIVKDLKPDIIHLHGSENPLYSASVIPLMSKYPVLVTLQGFVSLSSVPKNFISRYIRWNRIRFERIINTKANYFTSANEEGIKRLNEFTTTAKVYGDHYPTTTPNVSSIDCPNKEFDIVYYAKISKDKGVEDLLEALKILKKSRPKIKAIIIGGGNKVYVSYIKSLIEKLNLSNNIEFAGHQPTQQDVFKLAIKAKVYVLPTHFDGLPGSLREAMFMKIPVIANAVGGIPELNDKKECVTLVENKNVSELVEKIKLVLDDTERTNRLVENAYTLITGKYDNKKIYSNILNIYQDILKENLNKNNEKTN from the coding sequence ATGAATAAAAGCAAGATAGTTTGGATTTGTAGTTTTGGGAATGATGAGATAAAAAAAATCGTTGGCGGAAAGGATAATGTTTTTGTTTCTCCTTGGATTTCAGAATTAATTAAATTGTTTAGGGAAAAAGAAGACATTGAATTAGTTATTATTTCACCTAATTATTATGGTAATAAAAATGAATCTTTTAAATTAGGGAAAATACAGGTGAAATTATATAAGTATAGATCGTCAATGCTGCCTGCGAAAGCATACAATTTCACTTTTAATTATAGAATTGCTACAAATTCGGTTTTAAAAATTGTTAAGGACTTAAAGCCAGATATCATTCATTTACACGGTTCAGAAAATCCTCTTTATTCGGCAAGTGTAATTCCTCTAATGAGTAAATACCCTGTTTTAGTTACATTACAAGGTTTTGTTAGTTTGTCTTCTGTTCCCAAAAACTTTATAAGTAGATATATTCGTTGGAATAGGATTCGGTTTGAAAGAATAATTAATACAAAAGCGAATTATTTTACAAGCGCGAACGAAGAAGGTATAAAAAGACTTAATGAATTTACAACTACTGCAAAAGTATATGGAGATCATTATCCAACAACAACACCAAATGTTTCTTCTATTGATTGCCCTAATAAAGAATTTGATATTGTTTATTATGCAAAAATTTCGAAGGATAAAGGAGTTGAAGATTTACTGGAAGCTTTAAAAATCTTAAAAAAATCAAGACCAAAAATCAAGGCGATCATAATTGGGGGAGGAAATAAGGTGTATGTAAGCTATATTAAATCTTTAATTGAGAAATTAAATTTAAGTAATAATATTGAGTTTGCTGGTCATCAACCCACACAACAAGATGTTTTTAAATTGGCTATTAAGGCTAAGGTTTATGTATTACCAACTCATTTTGATGGATTGCCTGGTTCACTTCGTGAAGCAATGTTTATGAAAATTCCGGTTATAGCAAATGCTGTAGGAGGTATTCCAGAATTGAATGATAAAAAAGAATGTGTTACTTTGGTGGAAAATAAAAATGTTTCTGAACTTGTAGAAAAAATTAAATTAGTATTAGATGATACAGAGCGAACTAATAGGTTGGTTGAAAATGCTTATACTTTAATTACAGGTAAATACGATAATAAAAAGATATATTCAAATATATTGAATATATATCAAGATATATTAAAAGAAAATTTAAATAAAAATAATGAAAAAACAAATTGA
- a CDS encoding SDR family NAD(P)-dependent oxidoreductase: MILIIGASGGIGKFLFEKYKSIDSQVIGTYNSSSSNVVELSKVDVTNFDQVFNWIETNKTSLNNITLINCAGISYNSFAHKSDPEKWKKVIEVNLIGSFNTIRVVLPIMREQNFGRIINFSSVVASKGTAGTSAYSASKSALWGMAKSLAQENASKNITINNINLGYSELGMIEQVPEAFLNTLIQQIPAKKLCDSTDIFRTVEYLRECNYTNGSSIDINGGLI; encoded by the coding sequence ATGATATTAATAATTGGTGCTTCTGGTGGTATTGGTAAATTTCTTTTTGAAAAGTACAAATCAATAGATTCTCAAGTAATAGGAACGTATAATTCAAGTTCTTCAAATGTTGTTGAATTATCAAAAGTTGACGTAACAAACTTTGATCAAGTGTTTAATTGGATTGAAACGAATAAAACGTCACTTAATAACATTACATTGATTAATTGTGCAGGAATTAGTTATAACTCTTTTGCGCATAAAAGTGATCCTGAAAAATGGAAGAAAGTTATTGAAGTTAATTTAATAGGTAGCTTTAATACTATTAGAGTAGTATTACCAATTATGAGGGAACAAAATTTTGGAAGAATCATTAATTTTTCATCTGTTGTTGCATCAAAAGGAACTGCTGGTACTAGTGCTTATTCAGCATCAAAATCAGCATTATGGGGTATGGCTAAATCCTTAGCTCAAGAGAACGCTTCTAAAAATATTACTATCAATAATATTAACCTTGGCTATAGTGAGTTAGGAATGATAGAGCAAGTACCTGAAGCTTTTTTAAACACATTAATTCAACAAATCCCAGCAAAGAAATTATGTGATTCTACTGATATCTTTAGAACTGTAGAATACCTTAGAGAATGTAATTATACCAATGGTTCTTCTATTGATATTAACGGAGGTCTAATATAA